The Chitinophaga lutea genome contains the following window.
CGCCCCTTTGTGCTCAACATTCTGTCGCCGCAGGGCGGTTTTGAAGTAACCCAGCGCACGCCCAGCGTTACCAGCATGGGCACCTCGCAGTTTGCCATTTATGTATCCGTGCTGGTGCTGCTGCACAACATTGCGTATTTTTGTCTGTCCGTTTTCAGCTTTGCCGACCCTTTGTACCTGCTGATCAAGATCCTGCTGTCTACAGCCGCCAGTCTTTTCCTGGTGCTGGTTTACGAGCTGTTGTTCTTCAGCAGGAAATGAGCGTATAATTATTTAATTTACATACCTGCATGTCTGTTTATAATCAGCCCAGAAAACGAGTTATCCAACTGATCGTCCTCGGCATGGTGTCGCTCATCGTGGTGAGGCTGTTCTTTTTGCAGGTGGTGGAAACAAAATATTCCAAACTGGCCGATGCCAACGCGCACCTGCGCAAAGTGATTTACCCCAGCCGCGGCATCATCTATGACCGTAACGGCCGCGCCATCCTGCGGAACGAAGCGCTGTACGACCTGATGGTGACGCCCGCCAACGTTAAAAAAATAGACACGGCTTACCTCTGTGAGATTCTCCGGATAGACATGGAGGAATTCCGCAAACGCATCACCAAAGCCATTATCAAGGAGGGCCGCGTACGGCAGTCTGTTTTCGCCAGCCTGTTGCCGCCGGACGTATACGGCAAACTGCAGGAAAGCATGTACATGTTCCAGCCCGGCTTCGAACTGGTGCTGCGGCCCGTACGTTCTTACACCTATGGCGTGGGCGCCAGTTTCCTCGGTTATATCAGTGAAATCTCCCCCGCGATGCTGGCCGACAGCCTCGGGCGCTACAGCGCGTACCAGCAGGGCGACTACATTGGCATGACGGGGCTGGAAAGAACATATGAGAACATCCTGATGGGCCAACGCGGCATCCAGTATCTCGTGAAAGATAACCTCAACCGCCCGCAGGGCTCGCTGGAAAACGGGGAGTTCGACACGGTGGCGATTGCGGGTAAAAACCTGCGCCTCTCGCTCGATATCGAACTGCAGGTGCTGGGAGAAAGAATGATGCAGGGCAAGGTAGGCAGCATCGTGGCCATCGACCCGGCTACCGGCGGCATTCTCGCCATGGTGAGCGGCCCCACGTTCGACCCGAACCTACTGGCAGGCTCCTACCGTGCGCAGAACTTCAATAAACTTTACCAGGATACCACCAGCCCGCTGTACAACCGGGCCATCCAGGCGATGTATCCGCCCGGTTCCACCT
Protein-coding sequences here:
- a CDS encoding rod shape-determining protein MreD, whose amino-acid sequence is MSVLLKNIIRFILLILFQVLVLDQILIHQLVNPYLYMLFILLLPFNLPRPALQLLGFLLGITLDMFSDTMGIHAAACVFIAYLRPFVLNILSPQGGFEVTQRTPSVTSMGTSQFAIYVSVLVLLHNIAYFCLSVFSFADPLYLLIKILLSTAASLFLVLVYELLFFSRK